Proteins from a genomic interval of Triplophysa dalaica isolate WHDGS20190420 chromosome 21, ASM1584641v1, whole genome shotgun sequence:
- the zgc:77375 gene encoding haloacid dehalogenase-like hydrolase domain-containing 5 — protein MKALSALVRSASSACSRRTERVASGRCGLCSKIQPSFGFLFDIDGVLVRGKTPIPAAKRAFQKLVDSNGQFVVPVVFVTNAGNCLRQKKADQLSHILGVPITQDQVMMSHSPLKMFKRYHDKCVLVSGQGPVLDIAKNVGFTNVVSIDMLRESFPLLDMVDHNRRPKLPSSPVMNLPKVEAVVLFGEPIRWETNLQLIVDILLTNGNLSNVYESTHTSHLPLLACNMDLMWMAEAHSPRFGHGTFMVCLESIYKKITGKDVKYEALMGKPSELTYHYAEYLIREQAAERGWRTPIRSLYAVGDNLMTDIYGANLYSRYLEERAASKGTKAVAKVVTGTGLPTAVPQEVDMDNGWESELASPSATSCKSILVCTGVYNPHMELPKDANQCIKETVFHGHRDFRFDPALVEPEKIVEDVDAAVELIFEMEKFQTAV, from the exons ATGAAGGCCTTGAGTGCGCTCGTGCGGTCGGCGAGCTCCGCGTGTTCCCGGCGTACGGAGCGCGTCGCGTCTGGACGATGCGGACTGTGCAGTAAG ATCCAGCCTAGCTTTGGATTTTTGTTTGACATCGACGGAGTCTTAGTCAGAGGAAAGACGCCAATCCCAGCAGCAAAGAGAGCTTTCCAGAAGCTGGTGGATTCAAATGGACAGTTTGTGGTACCCGTCGTCTTCGTCACAAACGCTGGCAACTGCTTACGGCAGAAGAAGGCAGATCAACTGTCTCACATACTGGGTGTTCCT ATTACGCAAGACCAAGTGATGATGTCTCACAGccctttgaaaatgtttaagagATACCATGACAAGTGCGTGCTGGTATCTGGACAAGGTCCTGTGCTTGACATTGCCAAAAA TGTGGGCTTTACTAACGTGGTCAGTATTGACATGCTCAGAGAATCTTTCCCCCTGCTGGACATGGTGGATCACAACAGACGTCCAAAACTACCG TCTTCACCTGTGATGAACCTCCCTAAAGTTGAAG ctGTGGTTCTGTTCGGAGAACCCATTCGATGGGAAACAAACCTTCAGCTCATCGTAGACATCCTTCTGACCAATGGGAATCTAAGTAACGTGTATGAGAGCACTCACACTTCTCATCTGCCGCTCTTAGCCTGTAACATGGATCTCATGTGGATGGCCGAAGCACATTCACCAAG ATTTGGTCACGGCACTTTTATGGTGTGTTTGGAGAGCATCTATAAGAAGATCACTGGCAAAGATGTGAAGTACGAGGCCCTCATGGGGAAACCCAGTGAACTGACGTACCATTATGCAGAGTACCTCATTCGAGAACAAGCTGCAGAAAGAGGATGGAGGACACCAATCAGATCTCTCTATGCCGTCGG ggACAACCTGATGACCGATATTTACGGGGCCAACCTCTACAGCCGCTACCTGGAAGAACGAGCGGCTAGCAAGGGCACCAAAGCGGTAGCAAAGGTGGTGACGGGCACAGGGCTGCCCACCGCTGTCCCTCAGGAGGTGGATATGGACAATGGTTGGGAAAGCGAGCTTGCTTCGCCCTCCGCCACCTCCTGCAAGTCGATTCTGGTTTGCACAGGAGTCTACAATCCCCACATGGAGTTACCTAAAGATGCAAACCAATGCATCAAAGAGACGGTCTTCCACGGGCATCGTGACTTCCGCTTTGACCCCGCACTGGTTGAGCCGGAGAAAATTGTTGAGGACGTAGACGCTGCCGTTGAACTTATATTTGAGATGGAGAAATTTCAGACAGCAGTTTAG